The following are encoded together in the Lytechinus variegatus isolate NC3 chromosome 19, Lvar_3.0, whole genome shotgun sequence genome:
- the LOC121406002 gene encoding uncharacterized protein LOC121406002 isoform X2, translating to MEKWAEIGKAEGLEGESLLQFVRERESAAREERVQLLELKRNEIAILELKTKLSESRIENEETLSKPKVKVPKLPIFNEEKDDLDSYLLRFEKYAVVHGWPRDTWALNLSALLSGKALQVYARLPARSSQDYDQLREALFKRFNLTEEGFRKKFRNARPEKDENSHEFILRLDNLFDRWLQLANIGNNFYELKKLMVREQFLSKCSPDLLIFLKEHGVSTLEELGQLAEDFVEARRSTFSQFCQPDRKPSSATPNRPSTSQPQKMNQSTRPMGPPNRLRPPRTCYICKRPGHLANDCRFRSTPVHASFLQETGNDVEELADDETGNISGVRCPSDPDPEWKPDYSPSEIEQPSTDGILDQAQAVQTRTQKARTDQPAQPLRVPPPITDVVTAKSLLKEQQSDSSLSRCFQLAQDSDPKVSKDGSVSRFLVEKGILYRENKDPKTDVTDLQVVLPTSLRQQVMKIAHESLLGGHQGIKKTSDRILRNFYWPGIIGDISRFVQSCDICQRTFPKGRVQKVPLGDMPIIDTPFKRVAVDIVGPIEPRTSRGNKYILTLVDFATRYPEAIAMKNIEAVTIVDALVDIFSRIGVPQEILSDRGSQFTSGLFAEVTKLLSLRQLFTTPYHPAGNGLVERFNGTLKLMLRRMCAEKPTDWDRYLGALLFAYREAPQASLGFSPFELIYGRRVRGPLTLLKELWTGESPHDETRSTYEYVFELQNKLQDTCKLAHEHLKKAKESQQAYYNKKSRNRSFAIGDKVLLLLPTANNKLLLHWKGPFPVVGRQGQSDYKIDLNGQIKTFHANLLKAYHERNEAAAMITQDFDIPLPNKSVCCQTPALTAKEGPSQVHVNEELSETQKTQLREVLGEYADVLTDLPGKTDVMTHDIQLTSSEPFRKKQYPIPHALQTTVRKEVEDMLTMEIIEPSQSPYASPIVLIDKKDGSKRFCIDFRTLNRMTVFDAEPLPDPEHIFASISQDCYFSKLDLTKGYWQVPVAESAKPYTAFLTPAGLFQFRMMPFGLVNAPATFTRMMRQVLQGLEKTDNFIDDILIHTKTWENHIEVLTALLERLRSVHLTAKPSKCEVGCQSLEFLGHVVGKGTLRPQSDKLLKIQDAKPPRTKKELRSFLGFVGYYRRFIPNFAAVASPLTDLTKAKLPNRIEWGDSQEGAFNALKAHLASSPILQLPNSDKPYFLRTDASNIGIGAVLLQENEETKEKFPVSYSSKKLLPREKSYATVEKEALAIVWGIQKYEPYLYGREFVLQTDHQALTYLHRAKQTNARIMRWALTLQPYRFRVESIKSSQNVGADFLSRAEFNE from the exons atggaaaagtgGGCAGAGATTGGAAAAGCAGAAGGCTTAGAAGGTGAGAGCTTATTGCAGTTTGTTAGAGAAAGAGAGTCTGCAGCTAGAGAAGAGCGAGTGCAGTTActtgaattgaaaagaaatgaaatagctATTTTGGAACTCAAAACAAAACTCTCTGAATCGAGAATTGAAAATGAGGAAACACTCTCTAAACCAAAAGTAAAAGTGCCTAAACTCCCCATTTTTAATGAGGAAAAGGATGATCTTGATAGCTATCTTCTCCGGTTTGAAAAATATGCCGTGGTGCACGGGTGGCCTAGGGACACCTGGGCATTGAACCTTAGTGCCCTGCTCTCTGGCAAGGCCTTGCAGGTATATGCTAGGTTGCCTGCAAGGAGTTCCCAAGACTATGATCAATTGAGAGAAGCCCTCTTTAAACGTTTTAACTTGACAGAGGAAGGCTTCCGTAAGAAATTCCGCAACGCTAGAccagaaaaagatgaaaattcaCATGAATTCATTCTCAGATTAGATAATTTGTTTGATAGATGGTTACAACTTGCAAATATTGGTAATAACTTCTACGAACTAAAAAAGCTAATGGTACGGGAGCAATTTTTAAGTAAATGTTCTCCAGATTTGTTGATTTTCTTAAAGGAACACGGCGTTTCAACACTTGAAGAACTTGGACAGTTAGCTGAGGATTTTGTTGAAGCCAGAAGATCCACGTTCTCCCAATTCTGTCAACCTGATAGGAAGCCCAGCTCGGCAACTCCTAATCGTCCCTCGACTAGTCAACCTCAGAAGATGAACCAGTCAACTCGTCCTATGGGACCACCGAATCGTCTCCGTCCTCCTAGGACCTGTTACATCTGTAAGAGACCAGGTCATCTTGCTAATGACTGCCGTTTCCGTTCAACACCAGTTCATGCGTCCTTTCTTCAAGAAACTGGAAACGATGTTGAAGAGTTAGCTGATGATGAAACAG GAAACATATCAGGTGTCCGCTGTCCATCAGACCCAGACCCAGAGTGGAAGCCAGACTACTCACCATCAGAGATAGAGCAACCAAGCACTGATGGAATACTCGACCAGGCTCAAGCTGTTCAGACCCGAACACAGAAAGCAAGAACTGACCAACCAGCTCAACCTTTGAGAGTACCTCCTCCCATCACCGATGTTGTGACAGCAAAGTCCCTACTAAAGGAGCAACAGTCTGATTCATCCCTTAGTCGTTGCTTCCAGCTAGCACAAGACAGTGATCCAAAGGTTAGTAAAGATGGATCTGTATCACGGTTTCTTGTGGAAAAGGGGATCCTTTATAGGGAAAACAAAGACCCTAAGACTGATGTTACTGATTTGCAGGTAGTTCTTCCAACATCACTTCGCCAGCAAGTGATGAAGATTGCCCATGAATCACTCCTTGGTGGTCACCAAGGAATCAAGAAGACCTCTGACCGGATATTGAGAAACTTCTATTGGCCAGGTATAATTGGAGATATATCCCGTTTTGTCCAATCTTGTGACATTTGCCAAAGAACCTTCCCGAAAGGAAGAGTTCAGAAAGTTCCCTTGGGTGACATGCCCATCATCGACACGCCATTCAAACGTGTAGCGGTTGACATTGTGGGTCCTATAGAACCAAGGACATCTCGAGGTAATAAGTACATACTTACCTTAGTAGATTTTGCCACCCGGTACCCCGAAGCTATTgctatgaaaaatattgaagcaGTAACCATTGTTGATGCTCTTGTCGATATTTTTTCTCGTATTGGTGTGCCACAGGAAATTCTTAGTGACAGAGGATCTCAGTTTACTTCGGGTTTGTTCGCAGAAGTGACTAAACTGCTGTCGTTGCGCCAACTGTTCACCACTCCTTATCATCCTGCTGGGAACGGTTTGGTGGAAAGATTCAACGGAACCCTGAAGTTGATGCTCCGCCGAATGTGTGCAGAGAAACCAACTGATTGGGATAGATATCTTGGAGCACTGCTGTTCGCCTATCGTGAAGCCCCTCAGGCAAGCTTAGGCTTCTCTCCGTTTGAGTTGATTTATGGCAGGCGGGTCCGTGGGCCTCTAACCCTGCTTAAGGAGCTGTGGACAGGTGAATCCCCACATGATGAGACCCGCAGTACCTACGAATACGTCTTTGAATTGCAGAACAAACTACAAGACACTTGTAAGTTAGCCCACGAACACCTGAAGAAGGCAAAAGAGTCACAACAAGCCTACTACAACAAGAAAAGCCGCAATCGCTCCTTTGCTATTGGGGATAAGGTGTTGCTGTTACTCCCTACTGCAAACAACAAGTTACTTCTCCACTGGAAGGGACCTTTCCCCGTAGTTGGTCGTCAAGGTCAAAGTGATTATAAGATAGACCTCAACGGTCAAATCAAGACCTTTCATGCGAACTTACTTAAAGCCTATCATGAACGAAATGAGGCCGCTGCCATGATAACACAAGACTTTGACATCCCGTTGCCAAACAAGTCGGTCTGTTGTCAAACTCCTGCACTGACTGCAAAAGAGGGGCCTTCCCAAGTACATGTCAATGAGGAGTTGTCAGAAACTCAAAAGACCCAACTTCGTGAAGTCCTTGGAGAATATGCTGACGTTCTCACTGACTTGCCAGGGAAAACCGATGTTATGACACATGACATCCAGCTTACATCGAGCGAGCCTTTTCGGAAGAAGCAGTATCCCATTCCCCATGCCTTACAGACGACAGTGAGGAAAGAAGTGGAAGACATGCTTACCATGGAGATTATTGAGCCGTCCCAGTCACCCTACGCTTCTCCCATTGTGCTAATTGACAAAAAGGATGGTAGTAAACGATTCTGCATCGACTTTCGGACCTTGAATCGGATGACGGTGTTTGATGCAGAGCCACTCCCTGATCCAGAACACATCTTTGCGTCAATATCTCAAGATTGTTATTTCAGCAAGTTGGACCTCACCAAAGGTTATTGGCAGGTACCAGTTGCTGAAAGTGCCAAGCCCTACACTGCATTCCTTACACCAGCTGGCTTGTTCCAATTCAGAATGATGCCCTTTGGCCTCGTCAACGCGCCAGCCACGTTCACCAGGATGATGCGACAGGTACTACAAGGCTTGGAGAAGACCGACAATTTCATTGACGACATATTGATCCATACCAAGACATGGGAGAATCACATCGAGGTTCTCACAGCACTCCTTGAGAGGTTGCGATCGGTTCACCTGACTGCTAAACCGAGTAAGTGCGAAGTGGGTTGTCAATCACTAGAGTTTCTTGGCCATGTAGTGGGTAAAGGGACCTTACGACCTCAGAGTGACAAGCTCCTCAAGATCCAGGATGCCAAGCCTCCTCGCACCAAGAAAGAGCTGCGTTCTTTCCTGGGCTTCGTGGGTTATTACCGCCGATTTATTCCCAACTTTGCGGCAGTGGCATCTCCACTAACTGATCTCACGAAGGCTAAGCTGCCCAATCGCATCGAATGGGGGGATAGCCAGGAAGGCGCTTTCAATGCATTGAAAGCGCATCTCGCCTCTTCGCCAATCCTTCAGTTGCCTAACAGTGATAAGCCATACTTTCTTCGCACGGATGCGTCGAATATCGGTATAGGTGCCGTCCTACTTCAGGAGAATGAAGAGACAAAGGAGAAGTTTCCTGTGAGCTATTCAAGTAAGAAGTTACTGCCTCGTGAGAAATCATACGCCACAGTTGAGAAAGAGGCTCTGGCCATTGTATGGGGAATACAGAAGTATGAACCATACCTGTATGGTAGAGAGTTCGTACTTCAGACTGACCATCAAGCCCTGACGTATCTTCATCGCGCAAAACAGACAAACGCGCGGATCATGCGCTGGGCACTCACTCTTCAGCCCTATCGCTTCAGAGTTGAGAGTATTAAAAGTTCTCAGAATGTGGGCGCTGACTTCCTAAGTCGAGCTGAGTTCAACGAATAA
- the LOC121406002 gene encoding uncharacterized protein LOC121406002 isoform X1 has protein sequence MEKWAEIGKAEGLEGESLLQFVRERESAAREERVQLLELKRNEIAILELKTKLSESRIENEETLSKPKVKVPKLPIFNEEKDDLDSYLLRFEKYAVVHGWPRDTWALNLSALLSGKALQVYARLPARSSQDYDQLREALFKRFNLTEEGFRKKFRNARPEKDENSHEFILRLDNLFDRWLQLANIGNNFYELKKLMVREQFLSKCSPDLLIFLKEHGVSTLEELGQLAEDFVEARRSTFSQFCQPDRKPSSATPNRPSTSQPQKMNQSTRPMGPPNRLRPPRTCYICKRPGHLANDCRFRSTPVHASFLQETGNDVEELADDETGNYLNDISPDAQLEDNDHSNHDPNDNLTHPEQDVIAFCAFPEQLEECCVDSDRVTLKCGHQIPILSAACGERNSEEMPVVAGFVGKQQVKVLRDSGCSGVIIRRGLVHEDQLTGEIRVCVLIDHTVRKMPVARVHIDTPFYKGDVTALCVKNPIYDLVLGNISGVRCPSDPDPEWKPDYSPSEIEQPSTDGILDQAQAVQTRTQKARTDQPAQPLRVPPPITDVVTAKSLLKEQQSDSSLSRCFQLAQDSDPKVSKDGSVSRFLVEKGILYRENKDPKTDVTDLQVVLPTSLRQQVMKIAHESLLGGHQGIKKTSDRILRNFYWPGIIGDISRFVQSCDICQRTFPKGRVQKVPLGDMPIIDTPFKRVAVDIVGPIEPRTSRGNKYILTLVDFATRYPEAIAMKNIEAVTIVDALVDIFSRIGVPQEILSDRGSQFTSGLFAEVTKLLSLRQLFTTPYHPAGNGLVERFNGTLKLMLRRMCAEKPTDWDRYLGALLFAYREAPQASLGFSPFELIYGRRVRGPLTLLKELWTGESPHDETRSTYEYVFELQNKLQDTCKLAHEHLKKAKESQQAYYNKKSRNRSFAIGDKVLLLLPTANNKLLLHWKGPFPVVGRQGQSDYKIDLNGQIKTFHANLLKAYHERNEAAAMITQDFDIPLPNKSVCCQTPALTAKEGPSQVHVNEELSETQKTQLREVLGEYADVLTDLPGKTDVMTHDIQLTSSEPFRKKQYPIPHALQTTVRKEVEDMLTMEIIEPSQSPYASPIVLIDKKDGSKRFCIDFRTLNRMTVFDAEPLPDPEHIFASISQDCYFSKLDLTKGYWQVPVAESAKPYTAFLTPAGLFQFRMMPFGLVNAPATFTRMMRQVLQGLEKTDNFIDDILIHTKTWENHIEVLTALLERLRSVHLTAKPSKCEVGCQSLEFLGHVVGKGTLRPQSDKLLKIQDAKPPRTKKELRSFLGFVGYYRRFIPNFAAVASPLTDLTKAKLPNRIEWGDSQEGAFNALKAHLASSPILQLPNSDKPYFLRTDASNIGIGAVLLQENEETKEKFPVSYSSKKLLPREKSYATVEKEALAIVWGIQKYEPYLYGREFVLQTDHQALTYLHRAKQTNARIMRWALTLQPYRFRVESIKSSQNVGADFLSRAEFNE, from the coding sequence atggaaaagtgGGCAGAGATTGGAAAAGCAGAAGGCTTAGAAGGTGAGAGCTTATTGCAGTTTGTTAGAGAAAGAGAGTCTGCAGCTAGAGAAGAGCGAGTGCAGTTActtgaattgaaaagaaatgaaatagctATTTTGGAACTCAAAACAAAACTCTCTGAATCGAGAATTGAAAATGAGGAAACACTCTCTAAACCAAAAGTAAAAGTGCCTAAACTCCCCATTTTTAATGAGGAAAAGGATGATCTTGATAGCTATCTTCTCCGGTTTGAAAAATATGCCGTGGTGCACGGGTGGCCTAGGGACACCTGGGCATTGAACCTTAGTGCCCTGCTCTCTGGCAAGGCCTTGCAGGTATATGCTAGGTTGCCTGCAAGGAGTTCCCAAGACTATGATCAATTGAGAGAAGCCCTCTTTAAACGTTTTAACTTGACAGAGGAAGGCTTCCGTAAGAAATTCCGCAACGCTAGAccagaaaaagatgaaaattcaCATGAATTCATTCTCAGATTAGATAATTTGTTTGATAGATGGTTACAACTTGCAAATATTGGTAATAACTTCTACGAACTAAAAAAGCTAATGGTACGGGAGCAATTTTTAAGTAAATGTTCTCCAGATTTGTTGATTTTCTTAAAGGAACACGGCGTTTCAACACTTGAAGAACTTGGACAGTTAGCTGAGGATTTTGTTGAAGCCAGAAGATCCACGTTCTCCCAATTCTGTCAACCTGATAGGAAGCCCAGCTCGGCAACTCCTAATCGTCCCTCGACTAGTCAACCTCAGAAGATGAACCAGTCAACTCGTCCTATGGGACCACCGAATCGTCTCCGTCCTCCTAGGACCTGTTACATCTGTAAGAGACCAGGTCATCTTGCTAATGACTGCCGTTTCCGTTCAACACCAGTTCATGCGTCCTTTCTTCAAGAAACTGGAAACGATGTTGAAGAGTTAGCTGATGATGAAACAGGTAACTATCTTAATGATATTTCCCCAGATGCACAATTGGAAGATAATGATCACTCTAACCATGATCCTAACGATAACCTGACACATCCTGAACAGGATGTTATCGCTTTTTGTGCCTTTCCTGAACAGCTAGAAGAATGCTGTGTTGACTCAGACCGTGTAACACTGAAATGCGGTCACCAAATCCCTATACTATCTGCTGCCTGTGGAGAGAGGAACTCCGAGGagatgccagtagttgcaggaTTCGTTGGTAAACAACAAGTTAAAGTCCTTAGGGATAGTGGATGTAGCGGAGTTATCATCCGAAGGGGCCTAGTCCATGAGGACCAATTGACCGGTGAGATCAGGGTTTGTGTGTTGATTGATCACACAGTCAGAAAGATGCCAGTAGCACGTGTTCACATTGATACCCCATTTTATAAGGGTGATGTTACTGCTCTATGTGTTAAAAACCCAATTTATGATCTTGTTTTAGGAAACATATCAGGTGTCCGCTGTCCATCAGACCCAGACCCAGAGTGGAAGCCAGACTACTCACCATCAGAGATAGAGCAACCAAGCACTGATGGAATACTCGACCAGGCTCAAGCTGTTCAGACCCGAACACAGAAAGCAAGAACTGACCAACCAGCTCAACCTTTGAGAGTACCTCCTCCCATCACCGATGTTGTGACAGCAAAGTCCCTACTAAAGGAGCAACAGTCTGATTCATCCCTTAGTCGTTGCTTCCAGCTAGCACAAGACAGTGATCCAAAGGTTAGTAAAGATGGATCTGTATCACGGTTTCTTGTGGAAAAGGGGATCCTTTATAGGGAAAACAAAGACCCTAAGACTGATGTTACTGATTTGCAGGTAGTTCTTCCAACATCACTTCGCCAGCAAGTGATGAAGATTGCCCATGAATCACTCCTTGGTGGTCACCAAGGAATCAAGAAGACCTCTGACCGGATATTGAGAAACTTCTATTGGCCAGGTATAATTGGAGATATATCCCGTTTTGTCCAATCTTGTGACATTTGCCAAAGAACCTTCCCGAAAGGAAGAGTTCAGAAAGTTCCCTTGGGTGACATGCCCATCATCGACACGCCATTCAAACGTGTAGCGGTTGACATTGTGGGTCCTATAGAACCAAGGACATCTCGAGGTAATAAGTACATACTTACCTTAGTAGATTTTGCCACCCGGTACCCCGAAGCTATTgctatgaaaaatattgaagcaGTAACCATTGTTGATGCTCTTGTCGATATTTTTTCTCGTATTGGTGTGCCACAGGAAATTCTTAGTGACAGAGGATCTCAGTTTACTTCGGGTTTGTTCGCAGAAGTGACTAAACTGCTGTCGTTGCGCCAACTGTTCACCACTCCTTATCATCCTGCTGGGAACGGTTTGGTGGAAAGATTCAACGGAACCCTGAAGTTGATGCTCCGCCGAATGTGTGCAGAGAAACCAACTGATTGGGATAGATATCTTGGAGCACTGCTGTTCGCCTATCGTGAAGCCCCTCAGGCAAGCTTAGGCTTCTCTCCGTTTGAGTTGATTTATGGCAGGCGGGTCCGTGGGCCTCTAACCCTGCTTAAGGAGCTGTGGACAGGTGAATCCCCACATGATGAGACCCGCAGTACCTACGAATACGTCTTTGAATTGCAGAACAAACTACAAGACACTTGTAAGTTAGCCCACGAACACCTGAAGAAGGCAAAAGAGTCACAACAAGCCTACTACAACAAGAAAAGCCGCAATCGCTCCTTTGCTATTGGGGATAAGGTGTTGCTGTTACTCCCTACTGCAAACAACAAGTTACTTCTCCACTGGAAGGGACCTTTCCCCGTAGTTGGTCGTCAAGGTCAAAGTGATTATAAGATAGACCTCAACGGTCAAATCAAGACCTTTCATGCGAACTTACTTAAAGCCTATCATGAACGAAATGAGGCCGCTGCCATGATAACACAAGACTTTGACATCCCGTTGCCAAACAAGTCGGTCTGTTGTCAAACTCCTGCACTGACTGCAAAAGAGGGGCCTTCCCAAGTACATGTCAATGAGGAGTTGTCAGAAACTCAAAAGACCCAACTTCGTGAAGTCCTTGGAGAATATGCTGACGTTCTCACTGACTTGCCAGGGAAAACCGATGTTATGACACATGACATCCAGCTTACATCGAGCGAGCCTTTTCGGAAGAAGCAGTATCCCATTCCCCATGCCTTACAGACGACAGTGAGGAAAGAAGTGGAAGACATGCTTACCATGGAGATTATTGAGCCGTCCCAGTCACCCTACGCTTCTCCCATTGTGCTAATTGACAAAAAGGATGGTAGTAAACGATTCTGCATCGACTTTCGGACCTTGAATCGGATGACGGTGTTTGATGCAGAGCCACTCCCTGATCCAGAACACATCTTTGCGTCAATATCTCAAGATTGTTATTTCAGCAAGTTGGACCTCACCAAAGGTTATTGGCAGGTACCAGTTGCTGAAAGTGCCAAGCCCTACACTGCATTCCTTACACCAGCTGGCTTGTTCCAATTCAGAATGATGCCCTTTGGCCTCGTCAACGCGCCAGCCACGTTCACCAGGATGATGCGACAGGTACTACAAGGCTTGGAGAAGACCGACAATTTCATTGACGACATATTGATCCATACCAAGACATGGGAGAATCACATCGAGGTTCTCACAGCACTCCTTGAGAGGTTGCGATCGGTTCACCTGACTGCTAAACCGAGTAAGTGCGAAGTGGGTTGTCAATCACTAGAGTTTCTTGGCCATGTAGTGGGTAAAGGGACCTTACGACCTCAGAGTGACAAGCTCCTCAAGATCCAGGATGCCAAGCCTCCTCGCACCAAGAAAGAGCTGCGTTCTTTCCTGGGCTTCGTGGGTTATTACCGCCGATTTATTCCCAACTTTGCGGCAGTGGCATCTCCACTAACTGATCTCACGAAGGCTAAGCTGCCCAATCGCATCGAATGGGGGGATAGCCAGGAAGGCGCTTTCAATGCATTGAAAGCGCATCTCGCCTCTTCGCCAATCCTTCAGTTGCCTAACAGTGATAAGCCATACTTTCTTCGCACGGATGCGTCGAATATCGGTATAGGTGCCGTCCTACTTCAGGAGAATGAAGAGACAAAGGAGAAGTTTCCTGTGAGCTATTCAAGTAAGAAGTTACTGCCTCGTGAGAAATCATACGCCACAGTTGAGAAAGAGGCTCTGGCCATTGTATGGGGAATACAGAAGTATGAACCATACCTGTATGGTAGAGAGTTCGTACTTCAGACTGACCATCAAGCCCTGACGTATCTTCATCGCGCAAAACAGACAAACGCGCGGATCATGCGCTGGGCACTCACTCTTCAGCCCTATCGCTTCAGAGTTGAGAGTATTAAAAGTTCTCAGAATGTGGGCGCTGACTTCCTAAGTCGAGCTGAGTTCAACGAATAA